In Mycobacterium sp. JS623, one genomic interval encodes:
- a CDS encoding flavin-containing monooxygenase, whose translation MSRRPEMPNHVYDTLIVGAGFTGVGAAIKLTEAGVDDIVIVERADRVGGTWRDNTYPGAACDIPSLLYSFSFVHNPSWSRAYSPADEICKHIEDMVSDFGLEPTIQFGIEVNALEFDEAEGVWTVKANQRRPFRARTVVVASGPLPDHDWPAIRGLDTYEGHKIHSARWDHDYDFTGKRVAVVGTGASAVQIVPELVKEAEFVKVFQRTPGWVLPRLDIATPAKAQELFAKVPAVQELARQALFWGHEISATALVWDTPLTGLVARLGKAHLRRQVKDPWLRRQLTPDFTPGCKRMLISSDYYPALQRDNCKLIDWPIATMSPVGIRTSDGIEHHLDCIVFATGYDVHLTGPPYPVTGIGGRSLGREWASGAQAYKGINAHGYPNLFFMTGPNSGPGHNSLLVYVEGQLDYAVRGITTILGENLRYLDVRADVQRRYNDRIQKRLAKTTWMSGCSSWYLTADGFNAAMYPGFATQYLRQMRNFRFTDYAAEARDAPRTTRVERDAQTVGARVRA comes from the coding sequence ATGTATACGACACGTTGATCGTCGGCGCCGGCTTCACCGGTGTCGGCGCTGCGATCAAGCTCACCGAGGCCGGTGTCGACGACATCGTCATCGTCGAGCGTGCCGACCGCGTCGGCGGAACGTGGCGCGACAACACCTATCCCGGTGCGGCCTGCGACATCCCATCACTGTTGTATTCGTTTTCGTTCGTGCACAACCCGTCCTGGTCGCGCGCGTACTCCCCCGCCGACGAGATCTGCAAACACATCGAGGACATGGTTTCCGATTTCGGCCTTGAACCCACGATCCAGTTCGGGATCGAGGTCAACGCGCTGGAGTTCGACGAGGCCGAAGGGGTATGGACAGTAAAGGCCAATCAGCGCAGGCCCTTTCGTGCCCGCACCGTCGTGGTGGCCTCGGGCCCGTTGCCCGACCACGACTGGCCCGCGATCCGCGGGCTCGACACCTACGAGGGCCACAAGATCCACAGTGCCCGTTGGGATCACGACTACGACTTCACCGGTAAGCGCGTCGCGGTCGTCGGTACCGGCGCGAGCGCGGTGCAGATCGTCCCTGAACTCGTCAAGGAGGCGGAGTTCGTCAAGGTCTTCCAGCGCACGCCAGGCTGGGTGCTGCCGCGGCTCGATATCGCAACGCCAGCCAAGGCCCAAGAGCTGTTCGCGAAAGTGCCTGCGGTACAAGAACTTGCCCGGCAGGCGCTGTTCTGGGGCCATGAGATCTCAGCAACCGCGTTGGTGTGGGACACCCCGCTGACGGGGCTGGTGGCCCGGCTGGGCAAGGCGCACCTGCGCCGCCAGGTCAAGGACCCGTGGCTGCGGCGCCAGCTCACACCCGACTTCACGCCGGGCTGCAAGCGGATGCTGATCTCCAGCGACTACTACCCTGCGCTGCAACGGGATAACTGCAAGCTCATCGACTGGCCGATCGCCACCATGAGCCCCGTCGGCATTCGGACCAGCGACGGCATCGAACATCACCTGGACTGCATCGTCTTCGCGACGGGCTACGACGTCCACCTGACCGGTCCGCCGTATCCCGTCACCGGAATAGGTGGCCGCTCACTGGGCCGGGAGTGGGCCAGCGGAGCTCAGGCGTACAAGGGCATCAACGCACACGGCTACCCGAACCTCTTCTTCATGACCGGGCCCAACTCCGGTCCGGGGCACAACTCGTTGCTGGTCTACGTCGAAGGCCAGCTCGACTACGCGGTGCGCGGCATCACCACGATTCTCGGCGAGAACCTGCGCTACCTCGACGTGCGGGCCGACGTGCAGCGGCGCTACAACGACCGTATCCAGAAGCGGTTGGCCAAGACCACGTGGATGTCGGGCTGCAGCAGCTGGTATCTGACTGCCGACGGATTCAACGCGGCCATGTATCCAGGCTTTGCGACGCAGTATCTTCGACAGATGCGGAACTTCCGGTTCACCGATTACGCCGCCGAGGCGCGGGACGCGCCGCGGACAACACGAGTCGAGCGCGATGCGCAGACCGTCGGTGCCCGCGTCCGAGCATGA